One region of Dryobates pubescens isolate bDryPub1 chromosome 20, bDryPub1.pri, whole genome shotgun sequence genomic DNA includes:
- the RLF gene encoding zinc finger protein Rlf isoform X1, translating into MADAEAKAAPRPEMQRLVAALRARLWQLQTELREQEVSEASSRAYCRGFCQTLLQYAGSRGASEHILPFLEVYRISIQSFANARPYLTTECEDVLLVLGRLVLSCFELLLSIPESELPHEVWLGFHQSLQDSHDALLEFGNNNLQILVDITREGVWKNPVLLKILSQQPVETEEANKLITREGPSFLQMRIKHLMKSNCIPQATFLSKLCADSPEIANVSSFRQAYLTCVCSMLPNEDSIKEIAKVDCKEVLDIICNLESEGQENTAFILCTTYLTHQLQTANVYCSWELTLFWSKLQRRIDPSLDSFLERCRQFGIIAKTLQHLFFLIRVIQSEAEEAGLAVSVLLCVRALQIRSNGSDEMKTSVCKTIACLLPEDLEVRRACQLTEFLLEPTLSGFNVLEELYMQPDQKFDEENAPVPNSLRCELLLALKAYWPFDPEFWDWKTLKRHCLKLLGKVASDSEDDASCNMSINETDMLESFFSDCDETKEHKYDDGKDTLSHPKEKARVKKPIGSSERYQRWLQYKFFCVLCKRECIEARILHHSKMHMEDGVYTCPVCTKKFKRKEFFVPHVMEHVKMPPSRTHRPKKKIILKKERSPQKTVASSSLPSAFQEKSHQPQLPENFENDTQEYVTFSQLENCQLQDRDIYPCPGTDCSRVFKQFKYLSVHLKAEHQNNDENAKHYLDMKNRREKCAFCRRHFMTSFHLREHERVHCGPQPYMCVSMDCYARFGSVNELLNHKQTHDDLRYKCELNGCNIVFSDLGQLYHHEAQHFRDASYTCNYFGCKKFYYSKTEFQNHLAVHNIQVSNGEAQHTVKLEESVSKDKCSYLPESQLLEQSVNSSLNHNLDPSGSQGIPQIKEESFSDSEDLDSESNYNLHCGDHSTDAAVNQGQVSPLLVGTMAHNQSVPGFLVSQEGVFHPADVKRQCSSVAVCFDEKNLPCGFEGYCSTHKTSRSVQKYLRRAHPYNFKGKKDTEMKTKDFLDLLSDTQDSKSPTDNSTELGHNSDTNADSPESLCCAIDAKGSNGLKEETYPSSPETSFYDSSKESSIEDNMLELMLGLKHLSLKNSTIQNSRHKPFLGSLQSYSSRDAKYPESVNETTSKFQLHEQQGDLPSQYLTQLAAKPFFCECQGCPCEFVTREALLMHYVKKHNYSKEMVLQLNMFQHRYSPFKCHICQRSFTRKTHLRIHYRNKHQIGCARTAHKVCSDEKLDHAGLCTDDLHKNSAVPTPVCAASVELVEHSDHSEQLRHPKKEDCSSETDLESNEETDNNVTRKAPNIASLDSHREELEARQGRGSKRTVAKGNLCYILHKYHKPFHCIHKSCNSAFTNQKGLIRHYRTVHQYNREQLCLDKDKVRTKRELVKCKKIFACKYKECGKRFFCSKALAKHCSDFHNELLEDQKLISEAESVRFACNQAHCPAVFYNLDKLKQHLIDEHASKEKLNKDFEIHCDLNGCNRIFTNYSHYSQHVYFRHSEYYDSLFGNQREEEDDQENKQSYLKDGFDLSRQNGKQLKEKPKRISRHREKHLLNFKTKEEALQMCKEKCNQTQYPCMVQGCSSVVKLESSIVRHYKRTHQMSSSYIEQRLQRLVVCVKCGVMVEKQSCSEAALDSDKKGVEVQEDKSANPESVQESEKPPVPNSDCEPQDVSSEDQTKCPPSSVSLDNGAFTYSGTLTCNHSLKNASLEEHNIRETGVGKSEDVSENNERENSSYCSGLQVELPRDKDPEGCQHNAVNQNTKRNALCAVKDKFQKPPVSKPFDLKTYKPMGFESSFLKFIQESEGKDDDDDDDFDEVVEWESPEQLPADKASPKEEDSQGDTPVTNPVDDKTVIIAPNNHEQLREIQPLLSESSSAPSLENLRAILDKALTDCGDLALKQLHYLRPVVVLERSKFSTPLIDLFPTKKADELCVGST; encoded by the exons ctAATAAACTGATCACACGAGAAGgcccttccttcctgcagaTGCGAATCAAGCATCTGATGAAGTCAAACTGCATCCCACAAGCTACTTTCTTGTCAAAATTGTGTGCAGATTCTCCAGAAATTGCCAATGTTTCATCTTTTCGACAAGCCTACCTCACATGCGTGTGTTCTATGCTGCCTAATGAGGACTCCATTAAGGAG aTTGCAAAGGTGGATTGCAAAGAAGTACTGGACATCATATGTAACCTGGAATCTGAGGGACAAGAAAACACTGCATTCATCCTTTGTACAACATACCTTACTCATCAGCTTCAAACAGCAAATGTGTATTGCTCTTG GGAGCTGACGCTTTTCTGGAGCAAGCTGCAGAGAAGAATAGATCCTTCTTTAGATTCCTTTTTGGAAAGATGTCGCCAGTTTGGCATCATTGCCAAGACCCTacagcatttatttttcttgataAGAGTCATACAATCCGAA GCAGAAGAAGCAGGACTTGCTGTGTCTGTTTTGTTATGTGTGAGAGCCCTTCAGATCCGATCAAATGGAAGCGACGAAATGAAGACATCAGTATGCAAAACAATTGCATGCCTTTTGCCAGAAGACCTGGAAGTTAGAAGAGCTTGTCAGCTCACAGAATTTTTACTTGAGCCAACTCTGAGTGGATTTAATGTGTTGGAAGAGCTCTACATGCAGCCAGATCAAAAATTTGATGAAGAAAATGCTCCAGTTCCAAATTCCCTTCGTTGTGAGCTGCTGTTAGCTTTAAAAGCATATTGGCCATTTGACCCTGAGTTTTGGGACTGGAAGACTTTAAAGCGACACTGCCTGAAACTGTTAGGGAAAGTAGCTTCTGATTCTGAGGATGATGCAAGCTGCAATATGTCCATCAATGAAACCGACATGCTAGAAAGTTTCTTTAGTGACTGTGATGAGACAAAAGAACATAAATATGATGATGGCAAAGACACACTGAGTCACcctaaagaaaaagcaagagtAAAAAAACCGATTGGTTCTTCAGAAAGATACCAGAGATGGCTCCAGTACAAATTTTTCTGTGTGCTCTGCAAAAGGGAGTGCATAGAGGCTAGAATACTGCATCACTCCAAGATGCACATGGAAGATGGTGTTTATACGTGCCCAGTGTGTACAAAAAAGTTCAAGAGAAAGGAATTTTTTGTACCACATGTAATGGAACACGTTAAAATGCCACCTAGTAGAACGCACAGacctaaaaagaaaataatactgAAAAAAGAGAGATCCCCACAAAAGACAgtagcctccagcagcctgccctcagcattTCAGGAGAAGTCACATCAGCCACAGTTGCCTGAAAACTTTGAAAATGACACACAGGAGTACGTCACCTTCAGCCAGCTGGAGAACTGCCAGCTACAGGACAGAGACATCTATCCGTGCCCTGGAACAGATTGTTCTAGAGTGTTCAAACAGTTTAAATACTTAAGTGTACATCTGAAAGCTGAACATCAAAACAATGATGAGAATGCAAAGCACTACTTGGACATGAAGAACAGGAGGGAGAAGTGTGCCTTCTGTCGCCGGCACTTCATGACATCCTTCCACCTGCGGGAGCACGAGCGCGTGCACTGCGGGCCTCAGCCCTACATGTGCGTGTCCATGGATTGCTACGCCAGGTTTGGGTCCGTCAACGAGCTGCTCAACCACAAGCAAACACACGATGACCTTCGTTACAAGTGTGAGCTAAACGGCTGTAACATTGTGTTCAGTGACTTGGGGCAACTTTACCACCACGAGGCGCAGCACTTCAGAGATGCATCCTACACCTGCAACTACTTTGGGTGCAAAAAGTTTTATTACTCAAAAACTGAATTTCAGAATCACCTTGCAGTGCATAACATCCAAGTGTCAAATGGGGAAGCGCAGCATACAGTAAAACTTGAAGAGTCGGTTTCAAAAGACAAATGCAGTTAtcttccagagtctcagctGCTTGAACAATCTGTAAACTCCAGTCTGAATCATAACTTGGATCCCTCTGGCTCTCAGGGAATTCCACAGATTAAGGAAGAATCTTTTTCTGACAGCGAAGATCTAGACAGTGAAAGTAATTACAATCTTCATTGTGGGGACCACAGCACAGATGCTGCAGTAAACCAAGGCCAAGTGTCTCCTCTGCTGGTTGGGACAATGGCTCACAATCAGTCGGTCCCAGGTTTTCTCGTGTCCCAGGAAGGCGTTTTCCATCCAGCAGATGTGAAACGACAGTGTTCCAGTGTGGCAGTTTGCTTTGATGAAAAGAACCTTCCCTGTGGTTTTGAAGGTTACTGTTCCACGCACAAAACTTCCAGAAGTGTGCAAAAATACCTTCGCAGGGCTCATCCATATAACTTCAAAGGTAAAAAAGATACAGAGATGAAAACTAAAGACTTTCTTGATCTGTTGAGTGACACTCAGGACAGTAAATCCCCTACAGATAATAGTACAGAGTTAGGTCATAATTCTGATACAAATGCTGACTCTCCAGAAAGCTTGTGTTGTGCTATAGATGCTAAAGGAAGCAATGGCCTGAAGGAGGAAACTTATCCTTCTTCCCCAGAAACATCTTTTTATGACAGCTCTAAAGAATCAAGCATTGAAGATAATATGTTGGAACTAATGCTAGGCTTGAAACATCTAAGCTTAAAAAATTCTACCATTCAGAATTCAAGACACAAGCCATTTTTGGGCTCTTTACAGTCCTATTCATCTAGGGATGCCAAGTATCCTGAGTCAGTAAATGAAACTACCTCAAAATTTCAGCTCCACGAGCAACAAGGTGATTTGCCCAGCCAGTACCTTACTCAGCTGGCAGCTAAACCATTTTTCTGCGAATGTCAAGGGTGTCCGTGTGAGTTTGTCACCAGAGAAGCTCTCTTAATGCACTATGTTAAAAAGCATAACTACTCAAAGGAGATGGTTCTTCAGTtaaacatgttccagcaccggTACTCACCCTTTAAGTGTCACATTTGCCAAAGGTCATTTACCAGAAAAACACACCTCAGAATTCACTACAGAAACAAACATCAGATTGGCTGCGCGAGGACAGCTCACAAGGTGTGCTCAGACGAGAAACTCGACCACGCTGGCTTGTGTACAGATGACCTGCATAAAAACAGCGCAGTTCCAACACCTGTCTGTGCAGCCAGTGTTGAATTAGTTGAACATTCAGACCACTCAGAGCAGCTGCGTCACCCTAAAAAAGAGGACTGTAGTTCGGAGACAGATTTGGAATCCAATGAAGAGACAGACAACAATGTCACAAGAAAAGCACCTAACATAGCATCTCTGGACAGTCACAGGGAAGAACTGGAAGCAAGACAGGGAAGGGGAAGTAAAAGAACAGTTGCTAAAGGAAACTTATGTTATATATTGCATAAGTACCACAAACCATTTCATTGTATACATAAAAGTTGCAACTCGGCATTTACCAACCAGAAGGGTTTGATTCGCCATTACAGGACTGTTCACCAGTATAATAGGGAACAGCTCTGCTTAGATAAAGACAAAGTAAGAACAAAAAGGGAACTTGTCAAATGTAAAAAAATCTTTGCATGCAAGTACAAAGAGTGTGGTAAGCGGTTCTTTTGTTCTAAAGCTCTTGCTAAGCATTGCAGTGACTTCCACAATGAACTCTTAGAGGATCAAAAGCTGATTTCTGAAGCTGAATCTGTGAGATTTGCTTGCAACCAAGCCCATTGCCCTGCTGTGTTTTATAACCTTGATAAGCTTAAGCAGCACCTAATCGATGAACATGCCAGCAAAGAGAAACTAAACAAAGATTTTGAAATCCATTGTGACCTTAACGGCTGTAATAGAATCTTCACAAACTATAGCCACTACTCCCAGCACGTCTACTTCCGGCACAGTGAGTACTATGACAGCCTCTTTGGGAaccagagagaggaggaggatgatcaAGAGAACAAACAGAGTTATTTGAAAGACGGTTTTGACCTAAGCAGGCAGAATGGGAAGCAGTTAAAAGAAAAACCTAAAAGAATTAGCAGACACAGAGAAAAGCATTTGCTgaatttcaaaacaaaagagGAAGCCCTGCAGATGTGCAAGGAGAAATGTAACCAGACCCAGTACCCATGCATGGTGCAGGGCTGCTCGTCTGTGGtgaagctggagagcagcatcgTGCGGCACTACAAGCGCACGCACCAGATGAGCAGCTCCTACATCGAGCAGCGGCTGCAGAGGCTCGTTGTCTGCGTCAAATGTGGCGTCATGGTCGAGAAACAGTCCTGCTCTGAGGCAGCCTTAGACTCGGACAAAAAGGGTGTAGAAGTTCAAGAGGATAAATCGGCTAATCCCGAGAGCGTGCAGGAAAGTGAAAAACCTCCTGTTCCAAATTCTGACTGTGAGCCTCAAGATGTAAGCAGTGAAGACCAAACCAAATGTCCACCCAGTAGCGTGAGTTTGGACAACGGTGCCTTTACGTATTCAGGCACTTTAACATGTAACCACAGTCTGAAAAATGCCTCTTTGGAAGAGCATAACATCAGGGAGACAGGTGTGGGTAAGAGTGAAGATGTTTCTGAGAACAATGAGAGAGAGAATAGCTCGTACTGCTCAGGGTTACAGGTAGAGCTGCCGAGGGATAAAGACCCAGAAGGATGTCAGCATAATGCGGTTAATCAGAATACAAAAAGAAATGCACTTTGTGCGGTGAAAGACAAATTCCAGAAGCCTCCTGTGTCCAAACCGTTTGATTTAAAGACATACAAACCAATGGGATTTGAGTCTTCATTTCTAAAATTTATTCAGGAAAGTGAGGGAAAGGATGATGACGACGATGATGATTTTGACGAGGTAGTAGAGTGGGAGTCTCCTGAGCAGTTACCGGCAGATAAAGCCTCACCAAAAGAGGAAGACAGTCAAGGGGATACACCAGTAACCAACCCTGTAGATGACAAAACTGTAATCATAGCCCCAAATAACCATGAGCAGCTAAGAGAAATCCAGCCTTTGTTGTCAGAATCTTCATCTGCCCCTTCTTTAGAAAACCTGAGGGCAATTTTGGACAAGGCACTGACGGACTGTGGAGACCTTGCCTTAAAACAGCTTCACTACTTAAGACCGGTAGTTGTTCTTGAAAGATCCAAGTTTTCCACACCCCTCATAGACTTATTTCCAACAAAAAAGGCAGATGAGCTTTGTGTAGGAAGTACATAA
- the RLF gene encoding zinc finger protein Rlf isoform X2, protein MRIKHLMKSNCIPQATFLSKLCADSPEIANVSSFRQAYLTCVCSMLPNEDSIKEIAKVDCKEVLDIICNLESEGQENTAFILCTTYLTHQLQTANVYCSWELTLFWSKLQRRIDPSLDSFLERCRQFGIIAKTLQHLFFLIRVIQSEAEEAGLAVSVLLCVRALQIRSNGSDEMKTSVCKTIACLLPEDLEVRRACQLTEFLLEPTLSGFNVLEELYMQPDQKFDEENAPVPNSLRCELLLALKAYWPFDPEFWDWKTLKRHCLKLLGKVASDSEDDASCNMSINETDMLESFFSDCDETKEHKYDDGKDTLSHPKEKARVKKPIGSSERYQRWLQYKFFCVLCKRECIEARILHHSKMHMEDGVYTCPVCTKKFKRKEFFVPHVMEHVKMPPSRTHRPKKKIILKKERSPQKTVASSSLPSAFQEKSHQPQLPENFENDTQEYVTFSQLENCQLQDRDIYPCPGTDCSRVFKQFKYLSVHLKAEHQNNDENAKHYLDMKNRREKCAFCRRHFMTSFHLREHERVHCGPQPYMCVSMDCYARFGSVNELLNHKQTHDDLRYKCELNGCNIVFSDLGQLYHHEAQHFRDASYTCNYFGCKKFYYSKTEFQNHLAVHNIQVSNGEAQHTVKLEESVSKDKCSYLPESQLLEQSVNSSLNHNLDPSGSQGIPQIKEESFSDSEDLDSESNYNLHCGDHSTDAAVNQGQVSPLLVGTMAHNQSVPGFLVSQEGVFHPADVKRQCSSVAVCFDEKNLPCGFEGYCSTHKTSRSVQKYLRRAHPYNFKGKKDTEMKTKDFLDLLSDTQDSKSPTDNSTELGHNSDTNADSPESLCCAIDAKGSNGLKEETYPSSPETSFYDSSKESSIEDNMLELMLGLKHLSLKNSTIQNSRHKPFLGSLQSYSSRDAKYPESVNETTSKFQLHEQQGDLPSQYLTQLAAKPFFCECQGCPCEFVTREALLMHYVKKHNYSKEMVLQLNMFQHRYSPFKCHICQRSFTRKTHLRIHYRNKHQIGCARTAHKVCSDEKLDHAGLCTDDLHKNSAVPTPVCAASVELVEHSDHSEQLRHPKKEDCSSETDLESNEETDNNVTRKAPNIASLDSHREELEARQGRGSKRTVAKGNLCYILHKYHKPFHCIHKSCNSAFTNQKGLIRHYRTVHQYNREQLCLDKDKVRTKRELVKCKKIFACKYKECGKRFFCSKALAKHCSDFHNELLEDQKLISEAESVRFACNQAHCPAVFYNLDKLKQHLIDEHASKEKLNKDFEIHCDLNGCNRIFTNYSHYSQHVYFRHSEYYDSLFGNQREEEDDQENKQSYLKDGFDLSRQNGKQLKEKPKRISRHREKHLLNFKTKEEALQMCKEKCNQTQYPCMVQGCSSVVKLESSIVRHYKRTHQMSSSYIEQRLQRLVVCVKCGVMVEKQSCSEAALDSDKKGVEVQEDKSANPESVQESEKPPVPNSDCEPQDVSSEDQTKCPPSSVSLDNGAFTYSGTLTCNHSLKNASLEEHNIRETGVGKSEDVSENNERENSSYCSGLQVELPRDKDPEGCQHNAVNQNTKRNALCAVKDKFQKPPVSKPFDLKTYKPMGFESSFLKFIQESEGKDDDDDDDFDEVVEWESPEQLPADKASPKEEDSQGDTPVTNPVDDKTVIIAPNNHEQLREIQPLLSESSSAPSLENLRAILDKALTDCGDLALKQLHYLRPVVVLERSKFSTPLIDLFPTKKADELCVGST, encoded by the exons aTGCGAATCAAGCATCTGATGAAGTCAAACTGCATCCCACAAGCTACTTTCTTGTCAAAATTGTGTGCAGATTCTCCAGAAATTGCCAATGTTTCATCTTTTCGACAAGCCTACCTCACATGCGTGTGTTCTATGCTGCCTAATGAGGACTCCATTAAGGAG aTTGCAAAGGTGGATTGCAAAGAAGTACTGGACATCATATGTAACCTGGAATCTGAGGGACAAGAAAACACTGCATTCATCCTTTGTACAACATACCTTACTCATCAGCTTCAAACAGCAAATGTGTATTGCTCTTG GGAGCTGACGCTTTTCTGGAGCAAGCTGCAGAGAAGAATAGATCCTTCTTTAGATTCCTTTTTGGAAAGATGTCGCCAGTTTGGCATCATTGCCAAGACCCTacagcatttatttttcttgataAGAGTCATACAATCCGAA GCAGAAGAAGCAGGACTTGCTGTGTCTGTTTTGTTATGTGTGAGAGCCCTTCAGATCCGATCAAATGGAAGCGACGAAATGAAGACATCAGTATGCAAAACAATTGCATGCCTTTTGCCAGAAGACCTGGAAGTTAGAAGAGCTTGTCAGCTCACAGAATTTTTACTTGAGCCAACTCTGAGTGGATTTAATGTGTTGGAAGAGCTCTACATGCAGCCAGATCAAAAATTTGATGAAGAAAATGCTCCAGTTCCAAATTCCCTTCGTTGTGAGCTGCTGTTAGCTTTAAAAGCATATTGGCCATTTGACCCTGAGTTTTGGGACTGGAAGACTTTAAAGCGACACTGCCTGAAACTGTTAGGGAAAGTAGCTTCTGATTCTGAGGATGATGCAAGCTGCAATATGTCCATCAATGAAACCGACATGCTAGAAAGTTTCTTTAGTGACTGTGATGAGACAAAAGAACATAAATATGATGATGGCAAAGACACACTGAGTCACcctaaagaaaaagcaagagtAAAAAAACCGATTGGTTCTTCAGAAAGATACCAGAGATGGCTCCAGTACAAATTTTTCTGTGTGCTCTGCAAAAGGGAGTGCATAGAGGCTAGAATACTGCATCACTCCAAGATGCACATGGAAGATGGTGTTTATACGTGCCCAGTGTGTACAAAAAAGTTCAAGAGAAAGGAATTTTTTGTACCACATGTAATGGAACACGTTAAAATGCCACCTAGTAGAACGCACAGacctaaaaagaaaataatactgAAAAAAGAGAGATCCCCACAAAAGACAgtagcctccagcagcctgccctcagcattTCAGGAGAAGTCACATCAGCCACAGTTGCCTGAAAACTTTGAAAATGACACACAGGAGTACGTCACCTTCAGCCAGCTGGAGAACTGCCAGCTACAGGACAGAGACATCTATCCGTGCCCTGGAACAGATTGTTCTAGAGTGTTCAAACAGTTTAAATACTTAAGTGTACATCTGAAAGCTGAACATCAAAACAATGATGAGAATGCAAAGCACTACTTGGACATGAAGAACAGGAGGGAGAAGTGTGCCTTCTGTCGCCGGCACTTCATGACATCCTTCCACCTGCGGGAGCACGAGCGCGTGCACTGCGGGCCTCAGCCCTACATGTGCGTGTCCATGGATTGCTACGCCAGGTTTGGGTCCGTCAACGAGCTGCTCAACCACAAGCAAACACACGATGACCTTCGTTACAAGTGTGAGCTAAACGGCTGTAACATTGTGTTCAGTGACTTGGGGCAACTTTACCACCACGAGGCGCAGCACTTCAGAGATGCATCCTACACCTGCAACTACTTTGGGTGCAAAAAGTTTTATTACTCAAAAACTGAATTTCAGAATCACCTTGCAGTGCATAACATCCAAGTGTCAAATGGGGAAGCGCAGCATACAGTAAAACTTGAAGAGTCGGTTTCAAAAGACAAATGCAGTTAtcttccagagtctcagctGCTTGAACAATCTGTAAACTCCAGTCTGAATCATAACTTGGATCCCTCTGGCTCTCAGGGAATTCCACAGATTAAGGAAGAATCTTTTTCTGACAGCGAAGATCTAGACAGTGAAAGTAATTACAATCTTCATTGTGGGGACCACAGCACAGATGCTGCAGTAAACCAAGGCCAAGTGTCTCCTCTGCTGGTTGGGACAATGGCTCACAATCAGTCGGTCCCAGGTTTTCTCGTGTCCCAGGAAGGCGTTTTCCATCCAGCAGATGTGAAACGACAGTGTTCCAGTGTGGCAGTTTGCTTTGATGAAAAGAACCTTCCCTGTGGTTTTGAAGGTTACTGTTCCACGCACAAAACTTCCAGAAGTGTGCAAAAATACCTTCGCAGGGCTCATCCATATAACTTCAAAGGTAAAAAAGATACAGAGATGAAAACTAAAGACTTTCTTGATCTGTTGAGTGACACTCAGGACAGTAAATCCCCTACAGATAATAGTACAGAGTTAGGTCATAATTCTGATACAAATGCTGACTCTCCAGAAAGCTTGTGTTGTGCTATAGATGCTAAAGGAAGCAATGGCCTGAAGGAGGAAACTTATCCTTCTTCCCCAGAAACATCTTTTTATGACAGCTCTAAAGAATCAAGCATTGAAGATAATATGTTGGAACTAATGCTAGGCTTGAAACATCTAAGCTTAAAAAATTCTACCATTCAGAATTCAAGACACAAGCCATTTTTGGGCTCTTTACAGTCCTATTCATCTAGGGATGCCAAGTATCCTGAGTCAGTAAATGAAACTACCTCAAAATTTCAGCTCCACGAGCAACAAGGTGATTTGCCCAGCCAGTACCTTACTCAGCTGGCAGCTAAACCATTTTTCTGCGAATGTCAAGGGTGTCCGTGTGAGTTTGTCACCAGAGAAGCTCTCTTAATGCACTATGTTAAAAAGCATAACTACTCAAAGGAGATGGTTCTTCAGTtaaacatgttccagcaccggTACTCACCCTTTAAGTGTCACATTTGCCAAAGGTCATTTACCAGAAAAACACACCTCAGAATTCACTACAGAAACAAACATCAGATTGGCTGCGCGAGGACAGCTCACAAGGTGTGCTCAGACGAGAAACTCGACCACGCTGGCTTGTGTACAGATGACCTGCATAAAAACAGCGCAGTTCCAACACCTGTCTGTGCAGCCAGTGTTGAATTAGTTGAACATTCAGACCACTCAGAGCAGCTGCGTCACCCTAAAAAAGAGGACTGTAGTTCGGAGACAGATTTGGAATCCAATGAAGAGACAGACAACAATGTCACAAGAAAAGCACCTAACATAGCATCTCTGGACAGTCACAGGGAAGAACTGGAAGCAAGACAGGGAAGGGGAAGTAAAAGAACAGTTGCTAAAGGAAACTTATGTTATATATTGCATAAGTACCACAAACCATTTCATTGTATACATAAAAGTTGCAACTCGGCATTTACCAACCAGAAGGGTTTGATTCGCCATTACAGGACTGTTCACCAGTATAATAGGGAACAGCTCTGCTTAGATAAAGACAAAGTAAGAACAAAAAGGGAACTTGTCAAATGTAAAAAAATCTTTGCATGCAAGTACAAAGAGTGTGGTAAGCGGTTCTTTTGTTCTAAAGCTCTTGCTAAGCATTGCAGTGACTTCCACAATGAACTCTTAGAGGATCAAAAGCTGATTTCTGAAGCTGAATCTGTGAGATTTGCTTGCAACCAAGCCCATTGCCCTGCTGTGTTTTATAACCTTGATAAGCTTAAGCAGCACCTAATCGATGAACATGCCAGCAAAGAGAAACTAAACAAAGATTTTGAAATCCATTGTGACCTTAACGGCTGTAATAGAATCTTCACAAACTATAGCCACTACTCCCAGCACGTCTACTTCCGGCACAGTGAGTACTATGACAGCCTCTTTGGGAaccagagagaggaggaggatgatcaAGAGAACAAACAGAGTTATTTGAAAGACGGTTTTGACCTAAGCAGGCAGAATGGGAAGCAGTTAAAAGAAAAACCTAAAAGAATTAGCAGACACAGAGAAAAGCATTTGCTgaatttcaaaacaaaagagGAAGCCCTGCAGATGTGCAAGGAGAAATGTAACCAGACCCAGTACCCATGCATGGTGCAGGGCTGCTCGTCTGTGGtgaagctggagagcagcatcgTGCGGCACTACAAGCGCACGCACCAGATGAGCAGCTCCTACATCGAGCAGCGGCTGCAGAGGCTCGTTGTCTGCGTCAAATGTGGCGTCATGGTCGAGAAACAGTCCTGCTCTGAGGCAGCCTTAGACTCGGACAAAAAGGGTGTAGAAGTTCAAGAGGATAAATCGGCTAATCCCGAGAGCGTGCAGGAAAGTGAAAAACCTCCTGTTCCAAATTCTGACTGTGAGCCTCAAGATGTAAGCAGTGAAGACCAAACCAAATGTCCACCCAGTAGCGTGAGTTTGGACAACGGTGCCTTTACGTATTCAGGCACTTTAACATGTAACCACAGTCTGAAAAATGCCTCTTTGGAAGAGCATAACATCAGGGAGACAGGTGTGGGTAAGAGTGAAGATGTTTCTGAGAACAATGAGAGAGAGAATAGCTCGTACTGCTCAGGGTTACAGGTAGAGCTGCCGAGGGATAAAGACCCAGAAGGATGTCAGCATAATGCGGTTAATCAGAATACAAAAAGAAATGCACTTTGTGCGGTGAAAGACAAATTCCAGAAGCCTCCTGTGTCCAAACCGTTTGATTTAAAGACATACAAACCAATGGGATTTGAGTCTTCATTTCTAAAATTTATTCAGGAAAGTGAGGGAAAGGATGATGACGACGATGATGATTTTGACGAGGTAGTAGAGTGGGAGTCTCCTGAGCAGTTACCGGCAGATAAAGCCTCACCAAAAGAGGAAGACAGTCAAGGGGATACACCAGTAACCAACCCTGTAGATGACAAAACTGTAATCATAGCCCCAAATAACCATGAGCAGCTAAGAGAAATCCAGCCTTTGTTGTCAGAATCTTCATCTGCCCCTTCTTTAGAAAACCTGAGGGCAATTTTGGACAAGGCACTGACGGACTGTGGAGACCTTGCCTTAAAACAGCTTCACTACTTAAGACCGGTAGTTGTTCTTGAAAGATCCAAGTTTTCCACACCCCTCATAGACTTATTTCCAACAAAAAAGGCAGATGAGCTTTGTGTAGGAAGTACATAA